The Mytilus galloprovincialis chromosome 7, xbMytGall1.hap1.1, whole genome shotgun sequence genome has a window encoding:
- the LOC143082097 gene encoding toll-like receptor 2 type-2, with the protein MMRISIYLAIVYILTINECIKIFHLSDCDIKYVIKKTQEVKLADCENRGLNFIPQNLPGDINVLDLSSNQLTAIYNNSFVNYKYLQELILGKNQIEYLSSGSFKGLYNLDTLDMSHNMLDLSKTYSAEIFVPIKNLTKLDIRSNMPQPIDFEKEFIYPDHVFEVLSELSFLGIDMMPVPQFRSGFSQMTNLHELHFKSCYLVSLSNTTFQAFSYFVQELSLINCRLKAVRTDVDVLLPFPNLRIIDFHGTFMHLRRALYLLHPYMYSNLTTINFGHVSDASIDSSELPFVTTLTADMMKYLKTICVENLDLSNNGIVDYEPGSLFTFDRPECLQTLSLNRNRFVIVTTKTISDFNFFCGKSVQLKSIDYSYNAVNYFIDNSVNSILEKERYHGSFVTLPKSLEKLDMSNTLLTTYPAIWFKVPLNNNLKYLDISYSRTNMPLVFLETRIETFIATGHYETAWSELIRFPEHNLKTVVWNEAYLNEGIEEKGNQLFGVLKSVESLDISRNNIWYFPNKLLKPMPNLSNLNLGKNLLPSIPEQLTDHTKIKVLDMRNNLLTTLSSVIRNWADKMQARHGMSLSLDGNAFMCNCDNLDLIRWINTTKVNLDSRSYKCQLSNGTISDTLTVYNSFSRLFADCRSTMWLTFASTFLSTCVTVFLLLVLYSKRWKIAFSIYGVFQRFIEKKVRKSYKYDVYMSYAGDIIIWIKDVLIPRVEAEWGLTMCIRDRDFLAGKSLLDTEAESIKNSRYIIFLITPEFKSSNDCLFELDRAKYEKVTRNLDKIIVITKDIRITDIPPEFAFICNYAYFVQWPSDQKDVDDTWRRLKMLITDGAVANRQITL; encoded by the coding sequence ATGATGAGGATTTCGATTTATTTAGCTATTGTATACATTCTTACGATAAATGAGTGTATCAAAATCTTTCATTTATCAGACTGTGATATTAAATACGTTATTAAAAAAACACAGGAAGTTAAACTAGCAGATTGTGAAAATAGGGGATTGAATTTTATACCTCAGAATTTACCGGGAGATATCAATGTTCTAGATCTTAGTTCGAACCAATTAACAGCTATTTACAACAATTCTTTCGTTAATTATAAGTACTTACAGGAACTGATTTTAGGAAAAAACCAAATTGAATATTTATCTAGTGGGTCATTTAAAGGATTATATAATCTTGATACGCTTGACATGTCTCATAACATGCTGGATTTATCAAAAACATATTCAGCGGAAATATTTGTTCCAATAAAAAACTTAACAAAATTGGATATCAGAAGTAATATGCCCCAACCAATAGATTTTGAAAAGGAATTTATTTATCCCGACCATGTATTTGAAGTTCTGAGTGAGTTGTCGTTCTTAGGAATAGATATGATGCCTGTGCCACAATTCAGAAGCGGATTCAGTCAAATGACCAACCTACATGAATTACACTTCAAATCATGCTATCTAGTAAGCTTGTCTAATACAACATTCCAAGCgttttcatattttgtacagGAGCTAAGTCTAATAAACTGTCGACTAAAAGCCGTAAGGACGGATGTTGATGTTTTGCTTCCGTTTCCAAATCTCCGTATAATAGACTTTCATGGAACATTTATGCATCTAAGACGAGCACTCTATTTATTACACCCGTATATGTATTCCAATCTCACTACAATTAACTTTGGTCATGTAAGTGACGCTAGTATTGATAGCAGTGAACTACCTTTTGTGACGACACTCACAGCCGACATGATGAAATATCTGAAAACAATTTGCGTAGAGAATTTAGATTTATCAAATAATGGTATAGTTGATTACGAACCTGGGTCTTTATTCACCTTTGATCGCCCTGAATGTTTACAAACTCTTTCTTTAAACAGAAACCGGTTTGTTATTGTTACTACGAAAACGATcagcgattttaattttttttgtggaaaatctGTTCAACTAAAATCGATAGATTATTCATATAATGCTGTCAACTATTTCATAGACAATTCTGTGAATTCTATTTTAGAGAAAGAGAGGTATCATGGCAGTTTTGTGACTTTACCAAAATCTCTAGAAAAACTAGATATGAGTAACACTTTACTCACAACATACCCTGCAATATGGTTTAAAGTTCCTCTAAACAACAACCTCAAATATTTAGATATATCTTATTCAAGGACAAATATGCCATTAGTATTTCTTGAAACTCGAATTGAAACATTTATAGCTACTGGACATTACGAAACTGCGTGGAGTGAATTGATACGTTTTCCTGAACACAACTTGAAAACAGTTGTATGGAATGAGGCTTATCTTAATGAAGGGATAGAAGAAAAGGGAAACCAGTTGTTCGGGGTGTTAAAATCTGTAGAATCGTTGGATATATCTCGAAATAATATTTGGTATTTTCCAAACAAGCTTTTAAAACCAATGCCTAAtttgtcaaatttaaatttaGGTAAAAATTTACTTCCGTCAATTCCGGAACAACTGACTGATCATACTAAAATAAAGGTGCTTGATATGAGAAACAATCTCTTAACAACTCTGAGTTCGGTAATACGAAATTGGGCAGACAAGATGCAAGCACGGCATGGAATGTCTTTGTCTCTTGATGGCAATGCATTTATGTGCAACTGTGATAATTTAGACTTGATACGATGGATAAACACTACAAAAGTTAATCTTGACAGTCGGTCTTATAAATGTCAATTATCGAATGGAACCATTTCTGACACACTTACTGTCTACAACTCATTCTCGCGCTTGTTTGCAGACTGTAGGAGTACTATGTGGTTAACCTTTGCTTCAACATTTTTATCTACATGTGTTACAGTATTTTTACTACTAGTGTTATATAGTAAGAGATGGAAGATTGCCTTCTCTATTTATGGCGTATTTCAGCgttttattgagaaaaaagttCGGAAAAGTTACAAGTACGACGTGTATATGTCCTATGCAGGCGACATTATAATATGGATAAAAGATGTATTAATACCAAGAGTTGAGGCCGAATGGGGACTGACTATGTGTATAAGAGATCGCGATTTTTTAGCTGGTAAGAGTCTTCTTGACACTGAGGCGGAAAGTATTAAAAATAGTAGGTACATCATATTTCTCATCACACCTGAGTTCAAATCGTCAAACGATTGCTTGTTTGAACTCGATAGAGCAAAATACGAGAAAGTAACGAGAAATCTGGACAAAATAATCGTGATTACAAAAGATATTAGAATTACCGACATTCCCCCTGAGTTTGCGTTTATTTGCAATTATGCATACTTTGTACAATGGCCAAGTGATCAAAAAGATGTAGATGATACATGGAGACGACTGAAAATGTTAATCACAGATGGGGCAGTAGCTAACAGACAAATTACGCTTTAG